The proteins below come from a single Desulfobotulus mexicanus genomic window:
- a CDS encoding 4Fe-4S ferredoxin, translating into MADVALKIREIARDLLESEKVDVVIGFKKGTLPVMSEPTIIRKASDTKDLIWDATCRLNLCNYLTGRKDRIGIIAKGCDARNIVGHIVENKIKRDQLVIIGVPCTGMADKKALSDLAGGEVTAYSEAGDQITVKGPAGEKTVNKADVLQSNCSTCIKRNPVIFDEMAGEPVEELVPENRFADVEAIASMDAGTKWAHFEELLSGCTRCYACKNACPLCYCPTCFVDESRPQWVGKGTDPMDIRTYHFLRAYHCAGRCTDCGACESACP; encoded by the coding sequence ATGGCTGATGTCGCCCTGAAAATAAGAGAGATTGCCAGAGATCTTCTCGAATCAGAGAAGGTTGATGTGGTGATCGGCTTCAAAAAGGGAACGCTTCCCGTCATGAGTGAGCCGACCATCATTCGTAAGGCATCGGATACAAAGGATCTGATCTGGGACGCCACCTGCCGTCTCAATTTGTGCAATTATTTAACGGGTCGCAAGGACCGGATCGGTATCATTGCCAAGGGCTGTGATGCGCGTAACATTGTGGGCCACATAGTTGAAAATAAGATCAAGCGTGATCAGCTTGTGATCATCGGTGTACCCTGCACTGGCATGGCGGATAAAAAAGCCCTTTCCGATCTTGCAGGCGGCGAAGTAACGGCCTACAGCGAGGCCGGTGATCAGATTACGGTAAAGGGTCCTGCCGGAGAAAAGACCGTCAACAAGGCGGATGTTCTCCAGTCCAACTGCAGCACCTGCATCAAGCGCAACCCTGTAATCTTTGATGAGATGGCAGGGGAGCCTGTGGAAGAGCTTGTCCCTGAAAATCGCTTTGCCGACGTGGAAGCCATAGCTTCCATGGATGCGGGTACCAAATGGGCGCACTTTGAGGAGCTTCTTTCCGGCTGCACCCGCTGCTATGCCTGCAAGAACGCCTGTCCCTTATGCTATTGTCCCACCTGTTTTGTGGACGAATCCCGTCCCCAGTGGGTAGGTAAGGGAACTGACCCCATGGATATTCGCACCTACCACTTCCTGCGGGCCTACCATTGTGCAGGACGTTGTACGGATTGTGGTGCCTGTGAGTCGGCTTGTCCCA
- a CDS encoding hydrogenase iron-sulfur subunit, whose product MQEFEPKIITFLCNWCTYGAADLAGVSRFQYPANMRIIRLPCSGRVSPKMVLSAFRNGADGVWISGCHPGDCHYITGNYYARRKFTLLKEMLEHTGLEPGRIQFSWISSAEGVKFADVARTVISEVKALGPAKGMAKEFIMSQEVA is encoded by the coding sequence ATGCAGGAGTTTGAACCTAAAATCATTACCTTTCTGTGCAACTGGTGCACCTACGGAGCCGCAGACCTTGCGGGCGTGAGCCGTTTTCAGTATCCGGCCAACATGCGTATCATCCGTCTGCCCTGTTCCGGAAGGGTTTCGCCCAAGATGGTCCTTTCCGCATTCCGCAATGGGGCGGACGGAGTATGGATTTCCGGCTGTCACCCCGGTGACTGTCATTACATCACCGGTAATTATTATGCCCGCCGTAAATTTACCCTGCTGAAGGAAATGCTGGAGCATACCGGCCTTGAACCGGGTCGTATCCAGTTTTCATGGATTTCTTCGGCAGAAGGCGTGAAGTTTGCCGATGTGGCCCGCACCGTGATTTCCGAGGTGAAGGCCCTTGGTCCTGCCAAAGGTATGGCAAAGGAGTTTATCATGAGTCAGGAGGTGGCGTAG
- a CDS encoding FAD-dependent oxidoreductase, with protein MSEKTIGSVLIAGGGIAAIQAALDLADSGYYVYMVEKSPSIGGVMAQLDKTFPTNDCSMCIMSPKLVEVGRHINIELVTLAEIKDIKGEAGNFEVEVFQKARYVDMDKCIGCGACMEKCPKKVADEYNMGLDKRKAIYVPYPQAVPLKYAIDPANCIKITKDKCGNCEKICPADAINFKDTDKTFSLNVGSVILATGFSAYNPSGKDFLNYDRSKDVVTSLEFERLLSASGPFQGHVVRLSDKEHPHKIAWLQCVGSRDVNTCKNGHCSSVCCMYAIKQAIIAKEHDPELETKIFYMDMRTHGKGFEDCYNQAKENYGVKFQRCRVHTVYGNPDGPGQVLEYIDENNQRVTEVYDIVVLSVGMEINDEVRANAANMGIELTEGGFVKTSTFKPVSTSREGVYVCGAFQGPKDIPQSVVEAGAAALNAGAGLVSARNTLTRTVEKVQEDDIRGDRPRIGVFVCHCGTNIAGVIDVEAVRDYAAGLPNVEYVNNNMYACSQDTQDGMVKVIREKGLNRIVVAACSPRTHDPLFQETLINAGLNKYLFEMVNIRNHGSWVHKDQPAEATLKAKEQVRMAVAKVALFEPLSEATLEIDQNVLVIGGGISGMAAARALSTQGYHVTLVERDKVLGGQARNLYVTGKGESIEEGLADMVNSVAVDEKIDVLLESGLKNVEGFVGNFVSTIETKGSEKEIRHGVTIIATGAEEYKPTEYLYGSSDMVVTGQELDGLMKSHDAKVEKAETAVFIQCVGSREPGRTYCSRICCTHTMVSALHLKEKKPDMDVFVLYRDIRTYGEKEALYKKAREKGVIFVRYSLDAKPLVKEAEGRLLVRVYDPIIQRSLELAADLLVLASAVKPYKDERLAQFFKVPLNDDGFFVEAHVKLAPSDFATDGVFLAGLAHYPKPIDEAIAQAQAAAARATGLLARKTINTSGQVAYVNQELCSGCSVCVAVCPYNSPGMILEGPRAGKAEINPVLCKGCGACVASCRSGALNLKGFEEGQIMAMIDAA; from the coding sequence TCCGGCTATTATGTCTATATGGTGGAAAAATCGCCATCCATCGGCGGGGTCATGGCCCAGCTGGACAAGACCTTTCCCACCAATGACTGCTCCATGTGCATCATGAGCCCCAAGCTTGTGGAAGTGGGGCGGCACATCAATATTGAGCTGGTGACCCTGGCAGAGATCAAGGATATCAAAGGCGAGGCTGGTAACTTTGAGGTGGAGGTTTTCCAGAAGGCCCGCTACGTGGACATGGATAAGTGCATTGGCTGCGGAGCCTGCATGGAAAAATGTCCCAAAAAGGTGGCGGATGAGTACAATATGGGCCTTGATAAGCGCAAGGCCATCTATGTGCCCTATCCCCAGGCAGTGCCCCTCAAGTATGCTATAGACCCAGCCAACTGCATTAAAATCACCAAAGATAAATGTGGTAACTGTGAGAAGATTTGCCCCGCAGATGCCATCAATTTCAAGGATACGGATAAAACCTTTAGTCTGAATGTGGGTTCCGTCATTCTGGCCACGGGCTTTTCTGCCTACAATCCTTCGGGTAAGGATTTCCTCAACTATGACCGCAGCAAGGATGTGGTCACCTCTCTGGAGTTCGAGCGGCTTCTTTCCGCATCCGGTCCCTTTCAGGGCCATGTGGTACGTTTGTCCGACAAGGAACATCCCCATAAAATTGCCTGGCTGCAGTGCGTGGGTTCCAGGGATGTGAATACCTGTAAAAACGGTCACTGCTCTTCGGTCTGCTGCATGTATGCCATCAAGCAGGCCATCATTGCCAAGGAGCATGATCCGGAGCTGGAAACCAAAATTTTCTATATGGATATGCGTACCCACGGCAAGGGCTTTGAGGACTGCTATAATCAGGCCAAGGAGAACTACGGTGTCAAGTTCCAGCGCTGCCGGGTGCATACGGTTTATGGAAACCCGGACGGTCCCGGTCAGGTTCTGGAATACATTGACGAGAACAACCAGCGGGTAACGGAAGTCTATGACATCGTAGTTCTTTCCGTTGGGATGGAAATAAATGATGAAGTTCGGGCCAATGCAGCAAATATGGGCATTGAGCTGACCGAAGGCGGTTTCGTTAAAACTTCCACCTTCAAACCTGTCAGCACTTCCAGGGAAGGGGTTTATGTCTGCGGTGCCTTCCAGGGTCCCAAAGATATTCCCCAGTCCGTTGTGGAGGCAGGTGCTGCGGCCCTCAATGCCGGAGCAGGACTTGTATCAGCACGAAACACCCTGACCCGCACCGTGGAAAAGGTGCAGGAAGATGATATCCGGGGAGATCGTCCCCGCATCGGTGTCTTTGTCTGCCACTGTGGGACTAACATTGCAGGGGTCATTGATGTGGAGGCGGTGCGGGATTATGCCGCAGGCCTTCCCAATGTGGAGTATGTCAATAACAACATGTATGCCTGCTCCCAGGATACCCAGGACGGCATGGTTAAGGTGATCAGGGAAAAGGGCTTAAACCGCATTGTTGTGGCGGCCTGCAGTCCCAGAACCCACGATCCCCTTTTTCAGGAAACCCTCATCAATGCAGGCTTGAATAAATACCTCTTTGAAATGGTGAACATCCGCAACCACGGCTCCTGGGTACACAAGGATCAGCCTGCGGAAGCCACCCTGAAAGCCAAAGAGCAGGTCCGTATGGCTGTGGCCAAGGTGGCCCTGTTCGAGCCTCTCTCCGAAGCCACCCTTGAAATAGACCAGAACGTACTGGTTATTGGCGGCGGGATTTCCGGCATGGCTGCTGCAAGGGCCCTTTCTACCCAGGGCTATCATGTGACTCTGGTGGAGCGGGACAAGGTTCTGGGCGGTCAGGCAAGAAATCTTTATGTCACGGGCAAGGGCGAGTCCATTGAAGAAGGCCTTGCCGACATGGTCAACAGCGTGGCTGTGGATGAGAAAATTGATGTCCTGCTGGAGTCCGGCCTTAAAAATGTGGAAGGTTTTGTGGGTAACTTTGTCAGCACCATTGAGACAAAAGGCAGTGAAAAGGAAATCCGCCATGGTGTTACCATCATTGCCACGGGGGCTGAGGAATATAAGCCAACGGAATACCTCTACGGCAGCTCTGATATGGTGGTGACGGGTCAGGAGCTGGATGGACTCATGAAGAGCCATGATGCAAAGGTGGAGAAGGCGGAAACTGCTGTCTTCATCCAGTGTGTGGGTTCCCGTGAGCCGGGCCGGACTTACTGCTCCCGCATCTGCTGCACCCATACCATGGTGAGCGCCCTTCACCTGAAGGAGAAAAAGCCGGACATGGATGTCTTTGTCCTGTACCGGGATATCCGTACCTATGGTGAGAAGGAAGCCCTTTACAAGAAGGCCAGGGAAAAGGGTGTTATTTTTGTCCGTTACTCCCTTGATGCCAAACCCCTTGTAAAAGAAGCCGAAGGCAGACTGCTGGTTCGTGTTTACGATCCCATCATTCAGAGGTCCCTTGAGCTTGCGGCGGATCTTCTGGTGCTGGCATCTGCGGTGAAACCCTACAAGGATGAGCGTTTGGCCCAGTTCTTTAAGGTTCCCCTCAACGATGACGGCTTCTTTGTGGAAGCCCATGTGAAGCTGGCCCCCAGTGATTTTGCAACAGACGGGGTCTTCCTTGCGGGCCTTGCCCATTATCCCAAGCCCATTGACGAAGCCATTGCCCAGGCCCAGGCGGCCGCAGCACGGGCGACAGGTCTCCTTGCCAGAAAGACCATCAATACCTCTGGTCAGGTGGCCTATGTGAATCAGGAGCTCTGCTCCGGGTGCAGTGTCTGTGTGGCGGTCTGCCCCTACAACTCTCCGGGTATGATTCTGGAAGGGCCGAGGGCTGGCAAGGCTGAAATCAACCCCGTTCTCTGTAAGGGTTGCGGAGCCTGTGTGGCATCCTGCCGCTCCGGTGCCTTGAATCTTAAAGGCTTTGAGGAAGGGCAGATTATGGCCATGATTGATGCGGCCTGA